In one Staphylococcus lutrae genomic region, the following are encoded:
- a CDS encoding YlaN family protein, translated as MSKQQQLRNTAYDQLNKDAERILQLIKVQIDNLTLPQCPLYEEVLDTQMYGLQKEVDFAVNLGLVSEEDGKKLMLRLEKELSKLHEAFTRV; from the coding sequence ATGAGCAAGCAACAACAACTGCGCAATACTGCATATGACCAATTGAATAAAGATGCAGAACGAATACTACAACTGATCAAAGTTCAAATAGATAATTTAACATTACCACAATGTCCTTTGTATGAGGAAGTTTTAGATACACAAATGTACGGTTTACAAAAAGAGGTTGACTTTGCAGTTAATCTTGGACTTGTAAGTGAAGAAGATGGCAAAAAGTTAATGTTGCGTTTAGAAAAAGAGTTATCAAAATTACACGAAGCATTTACTCGCGTATAA
- a CDS encoding DUF2197 domain-containing protein, whose protein sequence is MRKVTCVICDTEVLLDENTRLSKRLKHNPIKTFMCDECKSRLDTPKQRSSSYRYDKS, encoded by the coding sequence ATGCGCAAAGTAACTTGTGTCATATGCGATACGGAAGTTTTGTTAGATGAAAACACACGCTTATCCAAACGATTGAAGCATAATCCAATTAAAACATTTATGTGCGATGAATGTAAAAGTCGACTTGACACACCAAAGCAACGTTCCTCTTCTTATCGTTACGACAAGTCTTGA
- the ftsW gene encoding cell division peptidoglycan polymerase FtsW — protein MNNMKRLFRYILRSSKYIDFPLLITYLALCFIGLTMVYSASMVAATRGTLTGGTPVAGTYFYSRQLIYVLMGFGIVFFLAYIMDVRILKQRNVQLGMMGIILILLFATLLFGSEINGSKSWLNLGFMNLQASELLKIAIILYVPYIIERKRYEIQRQPTVILWPIAFVGFCLSLVLLQKDVGQTLLTGAIFFSIIVYSGIGVKNLIKIGSYAMIALVGVIIIIVIFRINILPSYLTARFSALENPFNYESGIGYHLSNSLLAIGNGGLFGRGLGNSIMKLGYLPEPHTDFIFAIISEELGFIGAMAVLCLIFFIVYRAFELASRTTSYFYKLVCVGIASYIALQSFVNLGGISGLIPLTGVPLPFISFGGSSMLSLSIAMGLLLIIAKQIKYEAAKKRYMQKQQKRMK, from the coding sequence ATGAATAATATGAAAAGACTATTTCGATATATTTTGAGGTCATCTAAATATATCGATTTTCCATTATTAATCACATATCTTGCACTTTGCTTTATTGGCTTAACAATGGTATATAGTGCAAGTATGGTGGCCGCAACACGTGGTACGTTGACTGGTGGTACACCGGTTGCAGGCACTTATTTTTATTCACGACAGTTAATATACGTATTGATGGGATTCGGCATTGTGTTTTTTTTAGCGTACATTATGGATGTGAGAATTTTAAAACAACGTAATGTTCAGCTCGGTATGATGGGAATCATATTGATACTTCTTTTTGCGACGCTATTGTTTGGTAGTGAAATCAATGGTTCGAAAAGTTGGTTAAACTTGGGCTTCATGAATTTACAAGCATCAGAACTGTTGAAAATTGCCATTATTTTATACGTCCCATACATTATTGAAAGAAAGCGCTACGAAATCCAGCGACAGCCGACTGTGATTTTATGGCCAATTGCGTTTGTCGGCTTCTGTCTGAGCCTCGTTTTGTTACAAAAGGACGTCGGTCAAACGCTTTTAACGGGTGCCATATTCTTTAGTATCATTGTCTATTCGGGTATTGGGGTGAAAAACCTCATTAAAATCGGGTCCTATGCTATGATTGCGCTTGTCGGTGTGATCATCATCATTGTTATTTTCCGAATTAATATTCTCCCATCATATTTAACGGCGAGATTTAGCGCGTTGGAAAACCCTTTTAATTATGAGTCAGGCATTGGATACCATTTGTCCAATTCACTCTTAGCTATAGGGAATGGGGGATTATTTGGTCGGGGACTCGGAAATAGCATTATGAAACTGGGCTATCTTCCTGAGCCACATACGGACTTTATTTTTGCAATCATTAGTGAAGAACTGGGCTTTATCGGTGCAATGGCCGTTTTGTGTCTCATATTCTTTATTGTTTACCGTGCTTTTGAACTTGCTTCTCGAACAACATCGTATTTTTATAAACTGGTTTGCGTTGGGATCGCAAGTTATATCGCATTACAATCCTTTGTCAACTTAGGGGGGATTTCCGGCTTGATTCCTTTAACCGGTGTACCATTGCCATTTATTAGTTTTGGTGGGTCTTCTATGCTGAGTTTGAGTATTGCAATGGGATTATTGCTGATTATTGCCAAACAAATTAAATATGAGGCAGCGAAAAAGCGCTATATGCAAAAACAACAGAAAAGAATGAAGTAA
- a CDS encoding NADH-dependent flavin oxidoreductase, with protein MNRKYATLFEPLELPNGATVRNRFVLAPLTHTLSNEDGTVSDVELEFVTSRSKDVGIAITAASYVNKEGKAFPGEPSISKESDIDGLRTLAQKMKEGGAKAVVQIHHGGAKSLPELVPNGDVKAPSAISTVGFGKDTTHDARAMTDEEVATMIKDFGKATSLAIKAGFDGVEIHGANHYAIHQFTSPHYNRRTDQWKDCLAIPHAITDEVLSVARSEGPKDFIVGYRFSPEEAEEGGLTMDITERIVKALIEKPIDYLHVSLMALHSKIRSGQYEGQKRIDLILKWMQGRMPLIAVGAVFNAEDARSGIEAGVPLIALGRGLLFDQDFIRKIKLGKEQEIISYFDPDRPDHHHLPYPLWKAFAEGRYPYPQKPKS; from the coding sequence ATGAATCGAAAATATGCAACTTTATTTGAACCTTTAGAACTTCCAAATGGGGCAACAGTAAGAAATCGTTTTGTACTGGCACCCCTTACACATACGTTATCAAATGAAGATGGCACTGTTTCTGATGTTGAATTAGAATTTGTAACTTCACGTTCAAAAGATGTGGGCATAGCCATTACAGCGGCAAGTTATGTGAATAAAGAAGGGAAGGCATTTCCTGGAGAGCCATCCATTTCTAAAGAAAGTGATATTGATGGACTCCGGACACTGGCTCAAAAAATGAAAGAAGGGGGCGCAAAAGCCGTTGTCCAAATTCATCATGGTGGGGCAAAAAGTTTACCTGAACTTGTACCTAATGGTGACGTGAAAGCGCCGAGTGCAATTTCAACAGTGGGATTTGGGAAAGATACCACGCATGACGCTCGCGCAATGACAGATGAAGAAGTCGCGACGATGATTAAAGATTTTGGTAAAGCAACATCTCTCGCAATTAAAGCAGGTTTTGATGGTGTTGAAATTCACGGTGCAAATCATTACGCGATTCATCAGTTCACCTCACCTCATTACAACCGTAGAACGGATCAGTGGAAAGATTGTCTCGCTATCCCTCATGCCATTACAGATGAAGTGTTGAGTGTTGCACGTTCAGAAGGTCCAAAAGATTTTATTGTAGGTTATCGTTTTTCTCCAGAAGAAGCGGAAGAAGGCGGACTTACAATGGATATTACTGAACGAATTGTCAAAGCGCTTATCGAAAAACCTATTGATTATCTCCATGTCTCTCTGATGGCGCTTCATTCGAAAATACGAAGCGGTCAATATGAAGGGCAAAAACGAATTGATTTAATTCTCAAATGGATGCAAGGGCGTATGCCACTTATTGCAGTAGGTGCTGTATTTAATGCGGAAGACGCACGTTCTGGAATTGAAGCGGGTGTACCTTTAATTGCATTAGGACGAGGCTTACTATTTGATCAAGATTTCATTCGAAAAATCAAACTCGGAAAAGAACAAGAAATTATATCCTACTTTGACCCGGATAGACCGGATCATCATCATTTGCCATATCCATTATGGAAAGCATTTGCTGAGGGGAGATATCCGTATCCACAGAAGCCTAAATCTTAG